In Flavivirga abyssicola, the following are encoded in one genomic region:
- a CDS encoding PorP/SprF family type IX secretion system membrane protein, producing MKLIKHNIIAIALLSCTVGIAQQLPQFTQYMYNTISINPAYAGSREALSIVGLHRSQWVGFKGGPITQTLSVHTPLRNDRIGLGLTFIEDDLGPQNYSYLYGDFSYTIPTGRSGKLAFGLKGGFTGYSFDQDFINDPTIVEDDFFSGTENRWAPNIGAGVYYHTNRFYAGLSAPRILNTDENKQGDYKALERISYYFTLGGVLDISKSFKFKPAGLIKATNGAPLSFDLTANFLYNEKFWIGGSYRINEKTAAIGGIADFQVSRQLRVGYAYEKPISDIASYTTGTHEILLIYEFKFLSSKLKSPRYF from the coding sequence ATGAAACTTATTAAACATAACATAATCGCTATTGCATTGTTAAGTTGTACGGTTGGAATTGCACAACAATTACCGCAATTCACACAGTATATGTACAATACAATCTCAATAAACCCTGCTTATGCAGGAAGTAGAGAAGCTTTAAGTATTGTTGGATTACATAGAAGCCAATGGGTTGGTTTTAAAGGAGGTCCTATAACACAAACACTATCTGTACACACACCTCTTAGGAATGATAGAATTGGATTAGGACTAACTTTTATTGAAGATGATTTAGGTCCTCAAAACTACTCATACTTATATGGAGATTTCTCATATACTATTCCTACCGGGAGAAGTGGAAAATTAGCCTTTGGTTTAAAAGGAGGGTTTACCGGTTATAGTTTTGACCAGGATTTCATAAACGATCCTACAATAGTTGAAGACGATTTTTTTAGCGGCACAGAAAACCGTTGGGCTCCTAATATTGGTGCTGGTGTCTATTATCATACCAACAGATTCTATGCAGGCTTGTCTGCACCCAGAATATTAAACACTGATGAAAATAAACAAGGTGATTATAAAGCTTTAGAGCGTATTAGCTACTATTTCACACTAGGAGGCGTACTCGACATAAGTAAAAGTTTCAAATTTAAGCCTGCCGGTTTAATAAAAGCAACTAATGGGGCGCCCTTATCGTTCGATCTTACCGCTAATTTCTTATACAATGAGAAATTCTGGATAGGAGGGTCTTACAGAATTAATGAAAAAACGGCCGCTATTGGTGGTATCGCTGACTTTCAGGTTTCAAGACAATTACGTGTAGGCTATGCTTACGAAAAACCTATTTCGGACATAGCTAGTTACACTACAGGAACTCATGAAATATTACTTATATATGAGTTTAAATTCTTAAGTTCTAAATTAAAATCACCAAGATATTTCTAA
- a CDS encoding OmpA family protein, translating into MKNKNYILVCIALMLSFSAFSQQGKQKRADTLFNKFSFVKAAKVYRELIQNNYNKDYATRQLADCYAFLRDPRNASRFYKNVVKQKNVPVEYYYKYAQSLRGMKKYDESQIWLQRFKDSGGVVNSNDFSKDANFITSVFGAKQQYFLDRIRFNSKFSDFGAFEHNGKVYFASTRDEGVSIKRLYGWNEQPFLDIYVADAGTKRNVDHTAKLKGDVNSIYHDGPVTITKNGHTMYFSRNNFTEDIEKKDKKGLTNMKIYRATLQDSIWTNIEDLSINSDDFSTQHAALSVDETKLYFSSDRPGGYGGSDIYVVDINIDGTLGEPQNVGDIVNTENSEGFPFINNEGVLFFSSDGHPGLGLYDIFGTIKGEDGNIADVINLGVPVNSNKDDFSFTMNQNGITGYFASNRKGGRGDDDIYAYHRKPVLHVEGVVTDAINTNPIPNSKITLFDENDNQIAYMETDENGYYQINIDRNKDYKIVANQDKYIDDYRKFTSKNIQTELTTIAANLLLNPEPNVIKLAELNNIYFDFNKYNIRKDAALELDKIVSLMQNDYPDMVIRIESHTDSRGDLTYNDKLSIDRANSTYEYLISKGIAPERITEHQGFGERRLTNGCEDGEDCEEEDHQLNRRTQFIVVKME; encoded by the coding sequence ATGAAAAATAAAAATTACATATTAGTCTGTATCGCCTTAATGTTAAGCTTTTCTGCCTTTTCTCAACAAGGAAAACAGAAAAGAGCCGATACATTATTCAATAAATTCTCTTTTGTAAAAGCTGCAAAAGTTTACAGAGAACTTATTCAAAATAATTACAACAAAGACTATGCAACCCGTCAATTAGCAGATTGTTATGCGTTTTTAAGAGATCCAAGGAATGCCTCAAGATTTTATAAAAATGTTGTTAAGCAAAAAAATGTACCTGTTGAATATTATTATAAATATGCACAATCACTTCGTGGTATGAAAAAATACGACGAATCTCAAATTTGGTTACAACGCTTTAAAGATTCTGGCGGTGTCGTTAATTCTAATGACTTTTCAAAAGATGCCAATTTTATTACCAGTGTCTTTGGCGCGAAACAACAATACTTTTTAGATAGAATTCGCTTCAACTCAAAGTTTAGTGATTTTGGAGCTTTTGAACACAACGGTAAAGTTTACTTTGCATCCACCAGAGACGAAGGCGTTTCCATAAAGCGTCTGTATGGCTGGAATGAACAACCATTTCTAGATATTTATGTAGCAGATGCTGGAACCAAAAGAAATGTAGACCATACAGCAAAGTTAAAAGGAGATGTAAACTCAATATATCATGACGGACCTGTCACCATTACAAAAAATGGTCATACCATGTACTTTTCTAGAAATAACTTCACTGAAGATATAGAAAAAAAGGACAAAAAAGGTTTAACAAACATGAAGATATACAGAGCAACTTTGCAAGATAGTATCTGGACTAATATTGAAGACCTTTCAATTAATAGTGACGATTTTTCCACACAACATGCTGCTTTAAGTGTTGATGAAACTAAATTATACTTCTCATCAGATAGACCTGGTGGTTACGGTGGTTCAGATATTTATGTGGTAGATATTAATATTGATGGTACACTTGGTGAGCCACAAAATGTTGGTGATATTGTAAATACGGAAAATTCAGAAGGGTTTCCTTTTATTAATAATGAGGGTGTTTTATTCTTTTCTTCAGACGGGCATCCTGGTTTAGGACTGTATGACATTTTCGGAACTATAAAAGGTGAAGATGGTAATATCGCAGATGTTATAAACTTGGGAGTTCCAGTAAATTCTAATAAAGATGATTTTTCGTTTACAATGAATCAAAACGGTATCACAGGGTATTTTGCATCAAACAGAAAAGGTGGACGAGGAGATGATGATATTTATGCATATCATAGAAAACCCGTTTTACATGTTGAAGGTGTTGTAACCGATGCTATTAATACTAACCCAATACCAAACTCGAAAATTACCTTATTTGATGAAAATGATAATCAAATTGCCTACATGGAAACTGATGAAAATGGTTATTATCAAATAAATATCGACAGAAATAAAGACTATAAAATTGTAGCGAATCAAGATAAATATATTGATGATTATAGAAAATTCACATCTAAAAACATTCAGACTGAGCTTACAACAATTGCTGCAAATTTATTGTTAAACCCAGAACCTAATGTGATAAAGCTGGCAGAGCTTAACAACATTTATTTTGATTTCAATAAATATAATATTAGAAAAGATGCTGCTTTAGAACTAGATAAAATTGTTAGCCTAATGCAGAATGACTATCCGGATATGGTAATTCGAATTGAATCCCATACAGATTCAAGAGGTGATCTAACATACAATGACAAATTATCTATAGATCGAGCAAACTCAACTTATGAATATTTAATTTCTAAAGGTATTGCTCCTGAAAGAATTACAGAACATCAAGGTTTTGGTGAACGCAGATTAACTAATGGTTGTGAAGATGGTGAAGATTGTGAAGAAGAAGACCATCAATTAAACAGACGTACTCAGTTTATAGTTGTAAAAATGGAATAA
- a CDS encoding OmpA family protein, which yields MRLKNYILTSIILLTGFSALAQYGSQKRADNLFNKFSFVNAAQVYHNLIEKDYNADYATRQLADSYAFLRNPDSAVVYYKKAVEQPNVPIAYYYNYAQALRGIKAYKESRVWMKRFKKAGGEINEERFLKDADFINSIFSAKQQYFLKEVNFNSKYSDFGAYEHDGNIYFASSRNTGVSTKHIYGWNEEPFLDIYVTDKSANDSIVDHKSKLKGDVNSIYHEGPITITKDGKTIYFSRNNYNKNILGKDKEGMTNLKIYKASLIEDEWTNIEELPFNSNDFSNGHPALNSDGTKLYFASNMPDGFGGTDIYHVDINNDGSFGTPQNLGNVVNTDKNERFPFINSEGVLFFASDGHPGLGLLDIFGTVSDKNNNIISVLNLGVPVNSSKDDFSFFMNEDGLSGYFASNRNGGAGGDDIYAYDRIPQLKIEGTITDITTNKPVPNAIVTLLDSDNKQIAHLETDEDGHYEINIDRDADYIVNIKKEDYIEDTRNVTSKGVENKVTSITADFNLNHIVKKVTPITELYPIYFDFNKFDIRRDGTVELDRIVNLMMNIYPSMVIKIESHTDSRGSSEYNNKLSLDRANATYKYLVEKGVDPARITEHKGYGKQKLANDCDGTINCTEEQHQENRRTQFIVVKME from the coding sequence ATGAGATTAAAAAATTACATTTTAACAAGTATTATATTGCTAACAGGTTTTTCGGCACTTGCGCAATATGGTTCACAAAAAAGAGCAGATAACCTGTTTAACAAATTTTCGTTTGTTAATGCTGCTCAAGTTTATCATAATCTTATAGAAAAAGACTATAATGCTGATTATGCAACCAGGCAATTAGCAGATAGCTACGCTTTCTTAAGAAATCCAGACAGTGCGGTAGTTTATTATAAAAAAGCTGTAGAACAGCCTAATGTTCCTATAGCATACTATTACAATTATGCACAAGCATTAAGAGGCATAAAAGCATATAAAGAATCTCGTGTTTGGATGAAACGCTTTAAAAAAGCTGGTGGGGAAATAAATGAAGAGCGATTTTTAAAAGATGCAGACTTTATCAATTCAATCTTTAGTGCGAAACAACAATACTTTTTAAAAGAAGTTAATTTTAATTCAAAATATAGCGATTTTGGAGCTTATGAGCACGATGGTAATATTTATTTTGCGTCCTCAAGAAATACTGGAGTTTCAACAAAACATATATATGGATGGAATGAAGAACCTTTTTTAGACATATATGTTACTGATAAAAGTGCTAATGATAGCATTGTAGATCACAAATCTAAGCTTAAAGGTGATGTAAATTCTATTTATCACGAAGGCCCAATTACTATAACAAAAGACGGCAAAACCATATATTTTTCAAGAAATAATTATAATAAAAATATTTTAGGAAAAGATAAGGAAGGCATGACAAATCTTAAGATTTATAAGGCTTCCTTAATTGAAGATGAGTGGACAAACATTGAAGAACTTCCTTTTAACAGTAATGACTTCTCTAATGGTCACCCAGCACTAAATAGTGATGGTACTAAATTGTATTTTGCTTCCAACATGCCCGATGGTTTTGGGGGGACAGATATTTACCATGTAGATATTAATAATGACGGTTCTTTTGGAACTCCTCAAAATTTAGGAAACGTAGTTAATACCGATAAAAACGAAAGATTTCCTTTTATTAATAGTGAAGGCGTTCTTTTCTTTGCTTCAGATGGACATCCGGGATTAGGTCTTTTAGATATCTTTGGAACCGTTTCTGATAAAAATAATAATATTATTAGCGTTCTAAATCTTGGTGTTCCTGTAAATTCCAGTAAAGATGATTTTTCATTTTTTATGAATGAAGATGGATTATCTGGATATTTTGCTTCTAATAGAAATGGTGGAGCTGGTGGTGATGATATTTATGCATATGACAGAATCCCTCAACTAAAAATTGAAGGAACCATAACTGATATAACAACAAATAAACCAGTACCTAATGCTATTGTTACACTACTTGATAGTGATAATAAACAAATAGCTCATTTGGAAACAGATGAAGATGGACACTATGAAATAAACATAGATAGAGACGCTGACTATATTGTAAACATTAAAAAAGAGGATTATATTGAAGATACTAGGAATGTTACCTCTAAAGGCGTTGAAAATAAAGTGACAAGCATTACTGCAGACTTTAATCTAAATCACATTGTAAAAAAGGTGACTCCAATTACAGAGCTCTACCCTATTTACTTTGACTTTAATAAGTTTGATATTAGACGAGATGGTACTGTAGAATTAGATAGAATAGTTAATTTAATGATGAATATTTATCCTAGCATGGTAATTAAAATAGAATCCCATACAGATTCCAGAGGGTCATCAGAATATAACAATAAACTATCTCTAGATAGAGCAAATGCCACGTACAAATACTTAGTAGAAAAAGGAGTAGATCCAGCCAGAATTACCGAACATAAAGGTTACGGCAAGCAAAAGTTAGCAAACGATTGTGATGGTACTATTAATTGTACAGAGGAACAACATCAAGAAAATAGACGTACACAGTTTATTGTTGTAAAAATGGAATAA